The genomic window ATAAATGGTCATTCCGTAGATTTGATGGGGGTAGAACATGGGCGATACACTGCGGACAAGTCATACATCCTTGGATTTTGACGCGGCGTGGAAGGCGTTGGCAGATCCGATCCGCCGCGTCTTGCTTGAAACGTTAAATGACAATCAACATTTTTGCCGCGTGGATGGACAAACTGTCAATGGGATTTGCGTTCAAGATCTATGCGCACTCTTGGCTTTGCCTCAGTCTACAGTGTCGCGACACCTAGCCATTTTGCGACAGGCGGGGCTTGTTTTTCACCAGCAAAGAGGTGTCTGGCATTATTATTCGTGTCATACAGAGCGAATTTCCCAATTACGGGTTTGGTTAGAAACGTTTGGCAAGTTGCCAGAAGCGAGAGATTGAATCGATTTTTCTTTGTGTAATGTATACTGACATATTGACGCGAAAATTTCTTAGTGATACACTCTCTGTGTGAAATAATATAACATAAGGGACGGAGGGGTCACCAATGTTGAATTCCGGAGACATGGCGTGGATTTTGGCGTCATCAGCACTTGTTCTTTTGATGACTCCTGGTCTCGCCTTTTTTTACGGTGGACTAGTAAGGAATAAAAATGTCATCACAACGCTGTATCAGGTCTTTGCCGTGGTTTTGATCGTCTCCGTTCAATGGGTATTGTTCGGATATAGCTTGGCATTCGGCCCTGATGTAGGGCATGTCATCGGGAGTTTGAAATGGGTACTTTTCAATGGAGTGGGGGGCGCGCCTGATCCGAACTACGCGCCAACGATACCCAATGAGTTGTACGGGATTTTTCAAATGATGTTCGCCATCATTACACCCGCGTTGATTGTTGGGGGACTCGCAGAACGTGTTAAGTTTTCTTCCTTTCTTCTTTTCATCACGCTGTGGGCGACCATCATCTACGATCCGCTCGCGCATTGGGTGTGGGGGATCGGCGGATGGCTCCACAACTTGGGCATTCTTGATTTTGCTGGCGGCACCGTTGTTCACATCAGTTCAGGGATCTCCGGATTGGTCTGTGCCATCTATCTCGGCCGTCGCGCTGAACATGGATCGCCGACGATCAAGGCGCATAATGTTCCTCTTGTTCTTCTTGGCACATCGCTCCTATGGTTTGGGTGGTTTGGCTTCAACGCAGGAAGTGCAGTTGCCGCAAACGAACTCTCTGTCAATGCGTTTCTTGTCACAAATACTGCGACTGCGGCATCGGCGCTTGCGTGGATGGCTGTGGAACGCTGGCGCACAGGTCACGCGACACTGGTTGGCGCTTGTGCCGGTGCGGTTGCAGGATTGGTTGCGATCACGCCTGCGTGTGGTTTTGTAAGCATAGGCGGTTCGATCTTGATCGGCGCCATCGGCGGCATCATCTGCTTTTTCTCCTCGACTGTGATCAAAGGGATCTTTCACTACGACGACGCGCTTGACGCTT from Ferroacidibacillus organovorans includes these protein-coding regions:
- a CDS encoding ArsR/SmtB family transcription factor yields the protein MGDTLRTSHTSLDFDAAWKALADPIRRVLLETLNDNQHFCRVDGQTVNGICVQDLCALLALPQSTVSRHLAILRQAGLVFHQQRGVWHYYSCHTERISQLRVWLETFGKLPEARD
- a CDS encoding ammonium transporter, with amino-acid sequence MNSGDMAWILASSALVLLMTPGLAFFYGGLVRNKNVITTLYQVFAVVLIVSVQWVLFGYSLAFGPDVGHVIGSLKWVLFNGVGGAPDPNYAPTIPNELYGIFQMMFAIITPALIVGGLAERVKFSSFLLFITLWATIIYDPLAHWVWGIGGWLHNLGILDFAGGTVVHISSGISGLVCAIYLGRRAEHGSPTIKAHNVPLVLLGTSLLWFGWFGFNAGSAVAANELSVNAFLVTNTATAASALAWMAVERWRTGHATLVGACAGAVAGLVAITPACGFVSIGGSILIGAIGGIICFFSSTVIKGIFHYDDALDAFGGHGIGGTWGAIATGLFATVSVNSSGANGLFYGNPHQVVVQLIGVAATWIFSGVGTFVLLKLVDVIMGLRVTPEEERIGLDIVLHNENAYPENLTWDVASSVLSSLKQPGVTVSEQPVLRE